In the genome of Neofelis nebulosa isolate mNeoNeb1 chromosome 6, mNeoNeb1.pri, whole genome shotgun sequence, one region contains:
- the SLC22A7 gene encoding solute carrier family 22 member 7, protein MRFEELLDQVGGFGPFQLWNVALLALPRVLLPMNFLLPIFLAAVPAHRCALPGAPANFSHQDAWLEAHLPREPDGTLSSCLYFNHSQALPNTTLWGAGQSPGQLEGEPSTMPCPQGWEYDRSEFSSTIATEWDLVCEQKGLNKATSTFFFAGVLVGAVAFGYLSDRFGRRRLLLVAYVSSLVLGLVSAASVNYIMFVITRTLTGTALAGFTIIVMPLELEWLDVEHRTVAGVLSSTFWTGGVTLLALVGYLIRDWRWLLLAVTLPCVPGILSLWWVPESSRWLLTQGRVEEAHRYLLRCARINGRPVGEDSLSQEALSKVAAREQVVRRPSYLDLFRTPRLRHISLCCMVMWFGVNFSYYGLSLDVSGLGLNVYQTQLLFGAVEVPSKLLVYLSVRHAGRRLTQAGMLLGAALTFGARLLVTSEMGSWRTALAVMGKGFCEAAFTTAYLFTSELYPTVLRQTGMGLTALVGRLGGSLAPLAALLDGVWLSLPMLTYGGIALLAACTALLLPETKQAQLPETIQDVERSALSRLQEEEMPMKQIQN, encoded by the exons ATGAGATTTGAAGAGCTGCTAGATCAGGTGGGAGGCTTTGGGCCTTTCCAACTGTGGAATGTGGCACTGCTGGCCCTGCCCCGAGTGCTGCTGCCCATGAACTTTCTCCTGCCCATCTTCCTGGCTGCCGTACCTGCCCACCGCTGTGCCCTGCCTGGTGCCCCTGCCAACTTCAGCCACCAGGACGCTTGGCTGGAGGCCCACCTGCCCCGGGAGCCTGATGGCACCCTCAGCTCCTGCCTCTACTTCAATCACTCCCAGGCCCTCCCCAACACCACATTATGGGGAGCGGGGCAGAGCCCTGGGCAGCTGGAGGGTGAGCCTTCCACAATGCCCTGTCCTCAGGGCTGGGAGTACGACCGCTCGGAGTTCTCCTCCACCATTGCAACCGAG TGGGACCTCGTGTGTGAGCAGAAAGGCCTGAACAAAGCCACGTCCACCTTCTTCTTTGCTGGTGTGCTTGTGGGGGCTGTGGCCTTCGGATACCTGTCTGACAG GTTTGGGCGGCGCCGTCTACTGCTGGTGGCCTATGTGAGTTCCCTGGTGCTAGGCCTGGTGTCTGCAGCCTCAGTCAATTACATCATGTTTGTCATCACCCGCACCCTCACTGGCACAGCTCTGGCTGGCTTCACCATCATCGTGATGCCACTGG aACTGGAATGGCTGGACGTGGAACACCGCACCGTGGCAGGTGTCCTGAGCAGCACCTTCTGGACAGGGGGTGTGACGCTGTTGGCACTGGTCGGGTACCTGATACGGGACTGGCGATGGCTTCTGCTGGCTGTCACTCTGCCTTGTGTCCCAGGGATCCTCAGCCTCTG GTGGGTGCCTGAGTCTTCACGCTGGCTTCTGACCCAGGGCCGTGTGGAGGAGGCCCACAGGTACCTACTCCGCTGTGCCAGGATCAATGGGCGGCCTGTGGGTGAGGACAGCCTGAGCCAGGAG gCCCTAAGCAAAGTGGCCGCCAGAGAGCAAGTGGTCCGCAGACCCTCGTACCTAGACCTATTCCGGACCCCAAGGCTCCGACATATCTCGCTATGCTGCATGGTGATGTG GTTTGGAGTAAACTTCTCCTATTATGGCCTGAGCCTGGACGTGTCGGGGCTGGGGCTGAACGTGTACCAAACGCAGCTGCTGTTCGGGGCCGTGGAGGTGCCCTCCAAGCTGCTGGTCTACCTGTCGGTGCGCCACGCAGGACGCCGTCTCACGCAAGCAGGAATGCTGCTGGGTGCCGCCCTTACTTTTGGTGCCAGACTGCTGGTGACCTCCG AGATGGGGTCTTGGAGGACCGCCTTAGCAGTGATGGGAAAAGGTTTTTGTGAAGCTGCCTTCACCACAGCCTATCTGTTCACATCGGAGTTGTACCCTACCGTGCTGAG ACAGACAGGAATGGGGCTGACTGCACTGGTGGGCCGGCTGGGGGGCTCTTTGGCTCCACtggcagccttgctggatggAGTATGGCTGTCACTACCCATGCTCACTTATGGGGGGATCGCCTTGCTGGCTGCCTGCACTGCCCTCCTGCTACCAGAGACGAAGCAAGCACAGCTGCCAGAGACCATCCAGGATGTGGAGAGGAG TGCCCTGTCTAGGCTTCAGGAGGAAGAGATGCCCATGAAGCAGATCCAGAACTGA
- the CRIP3 gene encoding cysteine-rich protein 3 isoform X3 — protein sequence MRLKAEPWEGPAKGAGTEPPYVVPTVCGASFLRGAMSWTCPRCQQPVFFAEKVSSLGKNWHRFCLKCERCHSVLSPGGHAEHNGRPYCHKPCYGALFGPRGHPHMKTFTGETSLCPGCKEPVYFAEKVMSLGRNWHRPCLRCQRCRKTLTAGSHAEVNRHDGVPYCHIPCYGYLFGPKGVNIGDVGCYIYDPVEIKSK from the exons ATGAGGCTCAAAGCTGAGCCATGGGAGGGGCCAGCGAAGGGGGCGGGAACGGAGCCCCCCTACGTGGTGCCTACTGTGTGCGGCGCCAGCTTCCTGCGCGGAGCCATGAGCTGGACCTGCCCGCGTTGCCAGCAACCCGTTTTCTTCG CGGAGAAGGTGAGCTCCCTGGGCAAGAACTGGCATCGCTTCTGCCTGAAATGTGAGCGCTGCCACAGCGTCCTGTCCCCAGGAGGGCATGCAGAG CACAACGGGAGGCCGTATTGCCACAAGCCATGCTATGGGGCTCTCTTCGGACCCAGGG GCCATCCCCACATGAAGACATTCACTGGAGAGACTTCACTGTGCCCTGGCTGCAAAGAACCTGTCTATTTTG CTGAGAAGGTGATGTCTTTGGGCAGAAATTGGCACCGACCCTGTCTGAGGTGCCAGCGCTGCCGGAAGACCCTCACTGCTGGGAGTCATGCTGAGGTGAACAGG CATGACGGCGTCCCCTACTGCCACATCCCCTGCTACGGCTACCTGTTTGGCCCCAAAG gtGTGAACATTGGTGATGTGGGCTGCTACATCTATGACCCTGTGGAGATAAAATCCAAATGA
- the CRIP3 gene encoding cysteine-rich protein 3 isoform X1 — protein sequence MRLKAEPWEGPAKGAGTEPPYVVPTVCGASFLRGAMSWTCPRCQQPVFFAEKVSSLGKNWHRFCLKCERCHSVLSPGGHAEHNGRPYCHKPCYGALFGPRGVNIGGVGSYLYNSPTPTPASTTPLSPSSFSPPRPRTGLPQGKKSHPHMKTFTGETSLCPGCKEPVYFAEKVMSLGRNWHRPCLRCQRCRKTLTAGSHAEVNRHDGVPYCHIPCYGYLFGPKGVNIGDVGCYIYDPVEIKSK from the exons ATGAGGCTCAAAGCTGAGCCATGGGAGGGGCCAGCGAAGGGGGCGGGAACGGAGCCCCCCTACGTGGTGCCTACTGTGTGCGGCGCCAGCTTCCTGCGCGGAGCCATGAGCTGGACCTGCCCGCGTTGCCAGCAACCCGTTTTCTTCG CGGAGAAGGTGAGCTCCCTGGGCAAGAACTGGCATCGCTTCTGCCTGAAATGTGAGCGCTGCCACAGCGTCCTGTCCCCAGGAGGGCATGCAGAG CACAACGGGAGGCCGTATTGCCACAAGCCATGCTATGGGGCTCTCTTCGGACCCAGGG GGGTGAACATTGGTGGTGTGGGCTCCTACCTCTACaactcccccactcccacccctgccaGCACCACTCCCCTCAGCCCCAGCAGCTTTAGCCCCCCCAGGCCCAGGACTGGCCTCCCCCAGGGCAAGAAAA GCCATCCCCACATGAAGACATTCACTGGAGAGACTTCACTGTGCCCTGGCTGCAAAGAACCTGTCTATTTTG CTGAGAAGGTGATGTCTTTGGGCAGAAATTGGCACCGACCCTGTCTGAGGTGCCAGCGCTGCCGGAAGACCCTCACTGCTGGGAGTCATGCTGAGGTGAACAGG CATGACGGCGTCCCCTACTGCCACATCCCCTGCTACGGCTACCTGTTTGGCCCCAAAG gtGTGAACATTGGTGATGTGGGCTGCTACATCTATGACCCTGTGGAGATAAAATCCAAATGA
- the CRIP3 gene encoding cysteine-rich protein 3 isoform X2, whose product MRLKAEPWEGPAKGAGTEPPYVVPTVCGASFLRGAMSWTCPRCQQPVFFAEKVSSLGKNWHRFCLKCERCHSVLSPGGHAEHNGRPYCHKPCYGALFGPRGVNIGGVGSYLYNSPTPTPASTTPLSPSSFSPPRPRTGLPQGKKSHPHMKTFTGETSLCPGCKEPVYFAEKVMSLGRNWHRPCLRCQRCRKTLTAGSHAEHDGVPYCHIPCYGYLFGPKGVNIGDVGCYIYDPVEIKSK is encoded by the exons ATGAGGCTCAAAGCTGAGCCATGGGAGGGGCCAGCGAAGGGGGCGGGAACGGAGCCCCCCTACGTGGTGCCTACTGTGTGCGGCGCCAGCTTCCTGCGCGGAGCCATGAGCTGGACCTGCCCGCGTTGCCAGCAACCCGTTTTCTTCG CGGAGAAGGTGAGCTCCCTGGGCAAGAACTGGCATCGCTTCTGCCTGAAATGTGAGCGCTGCCACAGCGTCCTGTCCCCAGGAGGGCATGCAGAG CACAACGGGAGGCCGTATTGCCACAAGCCATGCTATGGGGCTCTCTTCGGACCCAGGG GGGTGAACATTGGTGGTGTGGGCTCCTACCTCTACaactcccccactcccacccctgccaGCACCACTCCCCTCAGCCCCAGCAGCTTTAGCCCCCCCAGGCCCAGGACTGGCCTCCCCCAGGGCAAGAAAA GCCATCCCCACATGAAGACATTCACTGGAGAGACTTCACTGTGCCCTGGCTGCAAAGAACCTGTCTATTTTG CTGAGAAGGTGATGTCTTTGGGCAGAAATTGGCACCGACCCTGTCTGAGGTGCCAGCGCTGCCGGAAGACCCTCACTGCTGGGAGTCATGCTGAG CATGACGGCGTCCCCTACTGCCACATCCCCTGCTACGGCTACCTGTTTGGCCCCAAAG gtGTGAACATTGGTGATGTGGGCTGCTACATCTATGACCCTGTGGAGATAAAATCCAAATGA